A stretch of the Corylus avellana chromosome ca6, CavTom2PMs-1.0 genome encodes the following:
- the LOC132184688 gene encoding uncharacterized protein LOC132184688 has product MRPSGLLRINLCLCSVNIRKPMVLTIRSHQKAMELDKPSDHQHKDEETHHLSGAYIRSLVKQIASSRTKHPMNPKEPQNLTELGEGCVETHQAQQPRQPQQHKKQVRRRLHASRPYKERLLNMAEARREIATALKYHREAMKQASQQQMQQTQLQQQPHPCFDHQEEEMMKSRRNSRVYPSSIANFSQYLDNFSAETLNFTLPNQPLGLNLNLHDFNFPSLYSSSSSPSSSPSSLFPNLSAAADQENPSVAISQQEVAAGGSEGSLHAAMDDAEMAEIRSVGEQHQMEWNDIMNLEFPAWLNANDQSYLQHHLNDYCSEDYFQDLALPRMEIGEIEGMDGEWLA; this is encoded by the exons ATGAGGCCCTCAGGACTCCTCCGGATCAACCTCTGCCTCTGCAGTGTGAATATTAGGAAACCCATGGTTCTCACAATACGTTCGCACCAGAAAGCAATGGAATTAGATAAGCCTAGTGATCATCAGCACAAAGATGAGGAAACTCATCATCTCTCTGGTGCTTATATCCGTAGCCTAGTGAAACAAATAGCCTCTTCAAGAACCAAACATCCCATGAACCCCAAAGAACCTCAAAATTTGACAGAATTGGGTGAAGGTTGTGTGGAAACCCACCAAGCACAACAACCCCGACAACCTCAGCAACATAAAAAACAAGTTAGAAGGAGACTCCATGCCAGCAGGCCATACAAAGAAAGGCTGCTTAACATGGCTGAGGCTAGGAGAGAGATTGCCACTGCTCTTAAATATCACAGGGAAGCCATGAAACAAGCCAGCCAACAACAAATGCAACAAACACAATTACAACAACAGCCCCACCCATGTTTTGatcatcaagaagaagaaatgatgaAATCTAGGAGAAATTCCAGAGTATACCCATCAAGCATAGCCAATTTTTCTCAATATCTAGACAATTTTTCTGCagaaactctcaatttcacacTTCCAAATCAGCCCTTAGGCCTGAATCTCAATCTTCATGATTTCAACTTTCCATCACTTTACTCATCATCCTCAtctccatcatcatcaccatcatcctTGTTCCCCAATCTTTCTGCGGCTGCTGATCAGGAAAATCCCTCGGTTGCAATATCACAGCAGGAAGTTGCAGCTGGTGGAAGTGAAGGAAGCTTGCATGCAGCTATGGACGATGCAGAGATGGCGGAGATCAGATCGGTAGGAGAACAGCATCAGATGGAATGGAATGACATAATGAATTTGGAATTCCCAGCTTGGTTGAATGCAAATGATCAGAGCTATTTGCAACATCATTTGAATGATTACTGCTCTGAGGACTACTTCCAAGATCTTGCCTTGCCTCG AATGGAGATTGGAGAAATCGAAGGTATGGATGGGGAGTGGTTAGCCTGA
- the LOC132185172 gene encoding probable flavin-containing monooxygenase 1, whose translation MGSEEKQLKLASRVGIIGAGVSGIAAAKQLSGYSPVVFEATDSIGGVWKHCSYASTKLQTPRCDYEFSDYPWPQRDNSSFPSHVEVLEYLHGYATHFDVLKLIKFNSRVTEIRYVGDHSEDSAEYGPLLRGRPVWEVAVEDTPSKLVQWYALEFLVVCIGKYGDIARRPTFPGNKGQEIFHGKVLHSLDYSKLNKEAARSLLKGKKVAVVGYKKSAIDLCMECAEANHGPDGQPCTMVIRSLHWTLPSYWIWGLPFFLFYSTRSSQLLHERPNQNLFRTLFLSLLSPMRKAVSKFIESYLVWKLPLVKYGLKPEHPFVEDYASCQMAMLPENFFSEADKGNIVFRKASRWWFWSGGIEFEDNTRLEADVVILATGFDGKKKLQALLPQPFNNLMVDSSGIMPLYRGTIHPLIPNMAFVGYVESVSNLHTAEIRCKWLARLADDLFKLPSVEKMLEQTSKEIQVMKRTTRFYKRHCISTFSINHSDEICEEMGWSSWRKKSWLSEVFSPYNSQDYA comes from the exons ATGGGCAGCGAGGAGAAGCAACTTAAATTAGCGTCTCGAGTTGGGATAATTGGGGCCGGCGTTAGTGGCATTGCTGCTGCTAAACAACTCTCCGGCTACAGCCCTGTGGTTTTTGAGGCCACCGATTCAATCGGCGGTGTCTGGAAACACTGCTCTTATGCTTCGACGAAACTACAAACCCCTCGGTGTGATTACGAGTTTTCCGATTACCCATGGCCGCAAAGAGATAACTCATCTTTTCCTTCGCACGTGGAGGTTTTGGAGTACTTGCATGGCTACGCAACACATTTCGATGTGTTGAAGTTGATCAAGTTCAACTCAAGGGTGACGGAAATTCGGTACGTTGGTGACCATTCTGAAGACAGCGCAGAGTACGGGCCTCTGCTAAGAGGTCGTCCTGTTTGGGAGGTTGCTGTAGAGGATACCCCATCCAAGCTTGTTCAG TGGTATGCTTTGGAGTTTCTTGTCGTATGCATCGGAAAATATGGAGACATAGCAAGAAGACCAACTTTTCCAGGCAACAAAGGTCAAGAAATATTTCATGGGAAGGTCTTACATTCCCTTGATTATTCTAAGCTTAACAAAGAAGCTGCTCGTTCTCTACTCAAAGGAAAGAAGGTGGCTGTTGTTGGCTACAAAAAGTCAGCTATTGATTTATGTATGGAGTGTGCAGAGGCAAaccatg GACCTGACGGGCAACCCTGCACAATGGTGATAAGAAGTTTACATTGGACCCTTCCATCTTACTGGATTTGGGGACtcccatttttcttgttttattcaACAAGGTCCTCTCAGCTTCTCCATGAAAGGCCCAACCAAAACTTGTTCAGGACCCTGTTTTTATCTCTTCTATCTCCAATG AGAAAAGCAGTTTCCAAGTTCATAGAGTCATACTTGGTGTGGAAGCTTCCCTTAGTGAAGTATGGACTGAAACCAGAGCATCCATTTGTGGAGGACTATGCTTCCTGCCAGATGGCCATGTTGCCTGAAAATTTCTTCTCAGAGGCAGACAAAGGAAACATAGTGTTTAGAAAAGCATCAAGGTGGTGGTTTTGGAGTGGGGGGATTGAATTTGAAGACAACACCAGATTGGAGGCTGATGTTGTGATTCTTGCTACTGGTTTTGATGGCAAGAAAAAGCTTCAGGCTTTGCTTCCTCAGCCCTTCAACAATCTCATGGTGGACTCCTCTGGGATCATGCCCTTGTACAG GGGCACTATCCATCCATTGATTCCCAACATGGCATTTGTGGGGTATGTTGAGAGTGTTTCTAATCTGCACACGGCGGAGATACGGTGCAAGTGGCTTGCCAGGCTGGCTGATGACTTGTTCAAGCTTCCAAGTGTTGAGAAGATGCTTGAACAAACATCCAAAGAGATCCAAGTCATGAAAAGGACAACCCGATTCTACAAGAGACATTGCATTTCCACCTTCAGCATCAACCACAGTGATGAGATTTGTGAGGAGATGGGGTGGAGTTCTTGGAGGAAGAAGAGTTGGCTTTCGGAAGTTTTTAGCCCGTATAACAGCCAAGACTATGCATGA